In one Candidatus Krumholzibacteriota bacterium genomic region, the following are encoded:
- a CDS encoding divergent PAP2 family protein: MVHPVGVATLVSAVAAQFLKPFVDLAMRRGFHFIRVFDTGGMPSSHTAAVTTLTAGVAVFQGVSSPLFGISLVFSLYFVFEATGLRQEVGNQARVLNEIIERVRETHHLNAEELRELIGHTWSEVIGGFVLGLAVALLMY; the protein is encoded by the coding sequence ATGGTTCACCCCGTCGGCGTCGCCACGCTCGTCTCGGCGGTCGCGGCGCAGTTCCTCAAGCCCTTCGTCGACCTCGCGATGAGGCGCGGCTTCCACTTCATCCGCGTCTTCGACACGGGGGGGATGCCGAGCTCGCACACCGCGGCCGTCACGACCCTCACCGCCGGCGTCGCCGTCTTCCAGGGCGTCTCCTCGCCGCTCTTCGGCATATCGCTCGTCTTCAGCCTCTACTTCGTCTTCGAGGCGACCGGCCTCCGGCAGGAAGTGGGCAACCAGGCGCGCGTGCTCAACGAGATCATCGAGCGGGTGCGCGAGACGCACCACCTCAACGCCGAGGAGCTCCGCGAGCTGATCGGGCACACCTGGAGCGAGGTCATCGGCGGCTTCGTGCTCGGGCTGGCCGTCGCGCTGCTCATGTACTGA
- a CDS encoding AAA family ATPase, whose translation MRTISVINQKGGCGKTTVSINLAAAFNEMGKRVLLVDLDPQAHASLGLRVRVEEVEHTAYDLLINPRVKIDDAATPIAEDFHIIPSSSVLSAIEQELSGKQARESRLLAKLDRIEEGRYDYVIIDSPPNVGLLTFNALVAAGEVIIPTEPSWFSFKGLQKLRDTLALLERETKRTVHVHVLINNLENRTTFSRDLVALLEQEHGGVLMESVISHSVRFKEAAMRGVSIFGMPNVDRLQREFLLLAEELEHRRHIVVTDEIDDWMVRLHGPRRVKEGILFAVDAPRAGNVYLTGEFTNWSREGMRMERDPRDGLWKTTLMLDPGEYEYRFIVDGVWIKDPANADSVLNEFGQENSLLIV comes from the coding sequence ATGCGGACCATCTCGGTGATCAACCAGAAGGGCGGCTGCGGCAAGACCACCGTGTCGATCAACCTCGCCGCGGCGTTCAACGAGATGGGGAAGCGGGTGCTTCTCGTCGATCTCGACCCGCAGGCGCACGCCTCGCTCGGTTTGCGCGTGCGCGTCGAGGAGGTCGAGCACACCGCCTACGATCTTTTGATCAATCCGCGCGTGAAGATCGACGATGCGGCGACGCCGATCGCGGAGGACTTCCACATCATCCCCTCCTCGTCGGTGCTCAGCGCCATCGAGCAGGAGCTGTCCGGGAAGCAGGCCCGCGAATCGCGGCTTCTCGCCAAGCTCGACAGGATCGAGGAAGGCCGCTACGACTACGTCATCATCGACTCGCCGCCGAACGTCGGGCTGCTCACCTTCAACGCCCTCGTCGCGGCGGGAGAGGTGATCATCCCCACCGAACCGAGCTGGTTCTCGTTCAAGGGGCTGCAGAAGCTGCGCGACACGCTCGCTCTCCTCGAACGCGAGACGAAACGGACCGTCCACGTCCACGTGCTGATCAACAACCTCGAGAACCGGACGACCTTCTCGCGGGACCTCGTCGCCCTGCTCGAGCAGGAGCACGGCGGCGTGCTGATGGAGTCGGTGATCAGCCACTCCGTCCGTTTCAAGGAGGCGGCGATGCGCGGGGTCTCGATCTTCGGCATGCCGAACGTCGATCGGCTCCAGCGGGAGTTCCTGCTTCTGGCCGAGGAGCTCGAGCACCGCAGGCACATCGTCGTCACCGACGAGATCGACGACTGGATGGTCCGGCTGCACGGGCCGCGCCGCGTCAAGGAGGGGATACTCTTCGCCGTCGACGCGCCGCGGGCGGGGAACGTCTATCTCACCGGCGAATTCACCAACTGGTCGCGCGAGGGTATGCGGATGGAGCGCGATCCGCGCGACGGGCTGTGGAAGACCACCCTGATGCTCGATCCGGGCGAATACGAGTACCGGTTCATCGTCGACGGCGTCTGGATCAAGGATCCGGCGAACGCCGACTCGGTGCTCAACGAGTTCGGGCAGGAAAACTCTCTCCTGATCGTCTGA